A genomic stretch from Hydrogenimonas urashimensis includes:
- a CDS encoding arginyltransferase, with amino-acid sequence MNIEQNSEHTIDFCMLDYQCSYLPDRKTRMFYRYMRHASKDLVSELIRRGWRRFGCYFFHPICAGCTGCKSLRIDAQRFTLSKSQKRVMKKNRQTMLYIRKPGMTQEHLDLYNRFHKYKSETSDWKYTPVNPHLYYENFVDGAHDFGKEVLYFIDDKLVGVDLIDMTTDGISSIYFFYDPDYAKYSLGTYSLLMQIHFAKQMGLRWIYLGYWVHGCRSFAYKTAFKPLEVLDGFPPLTEEPEWVPFDEKKAQGNASCRIAASSAG; translated from the coding sequence ATGAATATAGAACAAAACAGCGAACACACCATCGACTTCTGCATGCTTGACTACCAGTGCAGCTATCTGCCGGATAGGAAGACAAGGATGTTCTACCGCTATATGCGCCATGCGAGCAAGGATCTTGTCAGCGAATTGATACGGCGCGGATGGCGGCGGTTCGGATGCTATTTCTTCCACCCCATCTGCGCCGGATGCACCGGATGCAAGAGCCTTCGTATCGACGCGCAACGGTTCACTCTCTCCAAATCGCAGAAGCGGGTCATGAAGAAAAACCGGCAGACGATGCTCTATATCCGAAAGCCGGGCATGACGCAGGAGCACCTGGATCTTTACAACCGCTTCCACAAATACAAGAGCGAGACAAGCGACTGGAAATATACCCCCGTCAACCCCCACCTCTACTACGAAAATTTCGTCGACGGGGCCCACGATTTCGGCAAAGAAGTTCTCTACTTCATCGACGACAAACTGGTGGGCGTCGATCTGATCGACATGACGACAGACGGCATCAGCTCCATCTACTTCTTCTACGACCCCGACTATGCGAAATATTCGCTGGGCACCTACTCGCTGCTGATGCAGATACATTTCGCCAAACAGATGGGATTGCGCTGGATCTACCTGGGATACTGGGTCCATGGGTGCAGAAGCTTCGCCTACAAAACCGCTTTCAAGCCCCTTGAGGTGCTCGACGGGTTTCCCCCTCTCACCGAAGAGCCGGAGTGGGTCCCTTTCGACGAGAAAAAAGCGCAGGGCAACGCTTCGTGCCGCATTGCCGCTTCATCTGCCGGTTAG
- a CDS encoding YaaA family protein, which produces MTILFAPSEGKRPGGKLPPVDTSAFCFPELYGFRKEAMERYGTFVKNAPLDALKKLFGIKDEKLIERYRTDLFDAPTMKAVERYDGVAYDYLDYASLPQRAQRYVDEHLIIFSNLLGPVCASDRVPDYKLKQGESIGGFIPEKFYKAHFSHALDAYLEANGPIVDLRAGFYEKFYKISLPYITMKFLKNGKTVSHWAKAYRGTVLKEMAKHAIMEEKDLLAMDVEGLNILEIKTLNNKKEIVYDIVT; this is translated from the coding sequence ATGACGATTCTTTTCGCCCCCAGTGAAGGGAAACGTCCCGGCGGAAAGCTGCCGCCGGTGGACACGTCGGCTTTTTGCTTTCCGGAGCTCTACGGCTTCCGTAAAGAGGCGATGGAGAGATACGGCACATTCGTAAAAAACGCTCCTCTCGACGCGCTTAAAAAGCTCTTCGGCATCAAAGACGAAAAGCTCATCGAACGCTACCGCACCGATCTCTTCGATGCACCGACCATGAAAGCCGTGGAGCGTTACGACGGGGTGGCCTACGACTACCTGGATTACGCCTCTTTGCCGCAAAGAGCGCAGCGATACGTCGATGAACACCTGATCATATTCAGCAATCTGCTCGGGCCCGTCTGCGCTTCGGACCGCGTTCCGGACTACAAGCTGAAGCAGGGGGAATCCATCGGCGGTTTCATCCCCGAGAAATTCTACAAAGCGCATTTCAGCCATGCGCTGGATGCCTATCTTGAAGCCAATGGCCCCATCGTGGACCTTCGGGCCGGTTTTTACGAGAAATTCTACAAAATCTCCCTTCCATACATCACGATGAAGTTTCTCAAAAACGGCAAAACGGTAAGCCACTGGGCCAAAGCGTACCGGGGCACCGTCTTGAAAGAGATGGCAAAGCATGCTATTATGGAAGAGAAGGATTTGCTGGCCATGGATGTGGAAGGATTGAACATCCTGGAGATCAAAACCCTCAACAACAAAAAAGAGATCGTTTACGACATCGTGACATGA
- a CDS encoding fumarylacetoacetate hydrolase family protein → MKSVPFENETVVPSKIVCVGRNYVEHIEELGNEVPERMVLFCKPNSAISDAFGYFTPDTRFEGEICLLMGSEGIEGIGFGFDLTHAHIQNELKRKGLPWERAKAFDGSAVFSDFVRAPDDLSSIGFRLRRNGILVQEARYDHMIYKPETVIEEIRRFMTLEKGDIVMTGTPKGVSPYAKGDRFRVELFDGDAILLQKEWSVKA, encoded by the coding sequence ATGAAAAGCGTACCGTTTGAAAACGAAACCGTCGTCCCATCCAAAATCGTCTGTGTGGGACGCAACTATGTGGAGCACATCGAGGAGCTAGGCAACGAGGTACCCGAGAGAATGGTCCTTTTTTGCAAGCCCAACTCGGCCATCTCCGATGCGTTCGGCTATTTCACGCCCGATACCCGCTTCGAAGGGGAGATCTGCCTGCTGATGGGATCGGAAGGTATCGAAGGCATCGGTTTCGGTTTCGATCTGACCCATGCCCATATCCAGAACGAACTGAAGCGAAAGGGGCTGCCGTGGGAGCGGGCGAAAGCATTCGACGGATCGGCCGTATTCTCCGATTTTGTCCGAGCGCCCGACGATCTTTCAAGCATCGGCTTCAGGCTCCGGCGAAACGGTATCCTCGTTCAGGAGGCCCGCTACGACCATATGATCTACAAACCTGAAACCGTCATCGAAGAGATTCGGCGTTTCATGACGCTGGAGAAGGGGGATATCGTCATGACCGGCACGCCCAAAGGGGTTTCGCCCTACGCAAAAGGCGACCGTTTCCGGGTCGAACTTTTCGACGGGGATGCTATACTGCTGCAAAAAGAGTGGAGCGTGAAAGCATGA
- a CDS encoding bacteriohemerythrin, translating to MIDKSKLPTVSYEGMNAMHYEEVARINGLLEKLDKGAAVSEITEAVEALLEHMQEHFDYEEGMLQNRGFGMFDIHRSDHNRIMGETRMAYMNWRNFKDREALKAFMEEEFIEWLNLHIQAMDSVAADFLNRLERDDDDSFRPQ from the coding sequence ATGATCGACAAGTCAAAACTGCCGACCGTCTCCTATGAGGGCATGAACGCCATGCACTACGAAGAGGTGGCTCGGATCAACGGCCTTCTCGAGAAACTGGACAAAGGTGCCGCCGTGTCCGAAATCACCGAAGCGGTGGAAGCGCTGCTCGAGCACATGCAGGAGCATTTCGACTACGAAGAGGGAATGCTTCAAAACAGGGGATTTGGCATGTTCGACATCCACCGAAGCGATCACAACCGCATCATGGGAGAGACCCGCATGGCCTATATGAACTGGCGAAACTTCAAGGACAGGGAGGCTTTGAAGGCGTTCATGGAAGAGGAGTTCATCGAGTGGCTGAACCTGCATATCCAGGCGATGGACAGTGTCGCCGCCGATTTTCTGAACCGATTGGAGAGAGACGATGACGATTCTTTTCGCCCCCAGTGA